One part of the Ictidomys tridecemlineatus isolate mIctTri1 chromosome 13, mIctTri1.hap1, whole genome shotgun sequence genome encodes these proteins:
- the C13H18orf54 gene encoding lung adenoma susceptibility protein 2 isoform X6 — MDNPAFEVHEEGSKNDLSMGKINTISRMVFEYSGGAIQWARYRNNVKDYLNDEEEAFGTSLNSQKSHMTLGTLRIKSKGLRAPHWHFNANEHGYLVQGTAWIGVVDDGGEIVTTYNVTAGQVIFFPQNTLHWIKNVGNEDCFFLLFFSTHDELQTLDVDDVFFSTPEDIASRSLKPEGGIDFIRKFQKQKEDQAVNLPSNLAELVMNASYVQSPDSLVWRYFYDLKGSKEYQFPGGVIQMAQHWRNGSELSNNEKIFSEFLNQHQNTLALSTLRIYNNGLRQPHFHFNANEMGYVLSGCGKVGIINTESTIEFNINIGDVVFFPIGTQHYIKNTCDEDLLFILAFSTGDQLQTLDMDDYLQATADHILAQLFFKKQSEFKKIPKFKEDQAINLP, encoded by the exons gtGTTTGAGTACTCTGGTGGTGCAATCCAGTGGGCCCGGTACAGGAACAATGTCAAAGACTATCTCAATGATGAAGAAGAGGCCTTTGGAACTAGCTTGAACAGTCAGAAATCACATATGACTCTGGGGACCTTGAGAATAAAAAGCAAGGGGCTCCGGGCCCCTCACTGGCACTTCAATGCTAATGAACATGGCTATCTGGTACAG GGAACAGCATGGATTGGGGtggttgatgatggtggtgagaTAGTTACTACATACAATGTCACAGCTGGCCAAGTGATCTTCTTCCCCCAAAACACACTACACTGGATAAAGAATGTGGGCAATGAAGACTGCttcttcttactctttttttctacACATGATGAACTTCAGACTCTGGATGTtgatgatgtatttttttctacaCCTGAAGACATTGCTTCAAGGTCACTTAAG CCTGAAGGTGGAATTGATTTCATTAGAAAATtccaaaagcaaaaagaagatcAGGCGGTCAATCTTCCTTCCAACTTGGCAGAACTGGTTATGAATGCTAGTTATGTACAGTCTCCTGACAGCCTTGTGTGGAGATACTTTTATGACCTTAAAG GTTCAAAAGAATATCAGTTTCCAGGAGGAGTAATACAAATGGCACAACACTGGAGGAATGGAAGTGAACTCAGCAACAATGAGAAAATTTTCAGTGAATTCCTTAATCAG cATCAAAATACCCTCGCTTTGAGTACACTCAGAATTTATAACAATGGATTACGACaaccacattttcattttaatgcgAACGAAATGGGATATGTGTTAAGTGGATGTGGAAAG GTGGGCATTATTAATACTGAGAGTACCATAGAGTTTAACATTAACATTGGAGACGTGGTATTTTTCCCCATTGGAACCCAGCATTACATTAAGAAcacatgtgatgaagatttgctTTTCATTCTTGCCTTCAGCACTGGAGATCAG CTGCAAACCCTTGACATGGATGATTATCTCCAGGCCACTGCAGATCACATCTTGGCTCAGCTTTTCTTCAAGAAGCAAAGTGAATTTAAGAAGATTCCCAAATTCAAGGAGGACCAGGCAATTAACCTGCCTTAG